The following is a genomic window from Dermacentor variabilis isolate Ectoservices chromosome 11, ASM5094787v1, whole genome shotgun sequence.
ACATCAACTCCTTCGGAGGCGACCCGGATCGCGTGACTCTGTTCGGAGAAAGCGCGGGTGGAACTAGCGCGCACGCGCACGTCATGTCTCCGATGAGCGAGGGCCTCTTCAAGAGAGCCGTTTTGATGAGCGGCACCATGTACAACATCGACTTGTGGGACATGGTCCACGAGAGCATGGTCAAGGGCAACAAGGTGGCCAACATTGTGGGCTGCTCCAAGGGCGGCAACATTGACCTCTCGTCCAACGCGGAGGACATCATTGACTGCTTCCGGAAGAAGTCGGCCGACGAGCTCGTCAAGGCTGCCGTAGAGAGCATCGCCCCCAAAATGCTTCCTTTCCTCCCGACCTACCACGACGCCTTCCTGCCAAGGATGCCGCTGGTGGCCATGAACCGCGGTTTCTTTGCGCCGGTCGACATCCTGGCTGGCGTCACTTCGGACGAGGGGGCAATGATGCTTCTGTTCCCGCCACTACCAGATCTCCTGCCCGAAGACCTCGACGCGAATGGACCCGATAACCTCGACCAGTCGCTTCGCACTGTTGTGTCCAAGTGGGTGAAGGAGAGCATACCGGACATCGAGGACAAGTACACCAACGATGCGCCCGAAGGCGATAAGAGCGCGCTCAGGCGCCAGCACCTGGACTACGCGTCCGACCGGATGTTCAACTGTCCGCTGCGGTTCACTGCGGAGAAGCACAGTGAGAGGGGCAACAGGGTGTTCGTCTACGTCTTCGGGCACAAGtacgacgccttcaacttgccgGCCTGGATGGGAGCGCCTCACTCCACTGAGCTGCAGTTCGTGTTCGGCGTACCCTACGCTGTGCAGCCAGACTCTCCGGATGGGCGCATGAGTGAGGCCTTCATGCGGATGCTGGCAAGCTTCAGTGAAAGCGGGTTCGTAccttcctttgtcttctttttaatTGCGTATCAGTCAATACTTCTGCAATGGTTAAGATAAACACAGTGTAGAgctcagccagtcgctatgtgcctaattaaaaaaaaacacagtggTGAACATGGTGCACAAAGGTATCCATAAGATAAACAAAAGCTCCTAAACATAAAGGTATTCAAAACAATTTATATGTCCTCTATAGGCTTCTGCTAGCGATTTCCTGTCACCTCTGTCTTGCGCAGGCCAGCCGTATttcatgcctgcaaatttcctaatttattCCCACCATCTAGTCATTCGCCACACTCGAATGTAGTTTCCTCCTTAAGGTGTCTGCTCTATAACTGCAGATAAACCACTGGTTATCTTCAGCACGCAATAGATGCCACGGTCAATTGCATTTCCTTCTGTTAATATCGTATACAGTACCGGATACCTCCGTTGACTCTATTCCACACCGTTGTCTTCCTCTCTCTTAAAGTTAATCCTAACGTTTCttgttccatcgctcattgcgcaGTGCTTAGCTTCTTTGTTAATCTCCAAGGTTGTGCCCAATTGTTACTACAGATAGGATGCAATTTTTTTCAAGATGGTGGTAACATAGCGGTAAGCTGTCGGTCACGACTTTATTGCCTACCGTGTGTACTTCAAGCCATTTTCGTCCCTCTATGATTTTCTTCACATTatgagggtcccctgtgagtaggTGGCCTTGATGAACGTGCTCTTGCACAAATTCTAGGGGCCTGTCTGCCAGACAGGAATTCTCGTTAGTTGCTAGGCCAATAAACGCTAACTTTGCGTTCTATACGTTATACGTCGAACCATACTTTTACACATTGTCACTAGCACCAGCAATAAAGATTTTTTATCAGCTATTTTGCTCGCTGCAAACATGTTTGCGCTGTGCCCAGCAGTTTCTTGCCTGAAGTGCCGCCCCGTGGCCTCCGCATCGGTTCTCCGGTATTTCATCATATATTGAGTAAGGATCATTTAATTATATGTGGCGTGGGTTACACAGGACCTTTTATTCTTTTATCATTCTTAGGGCCCTTCACCCATGTTTTTTTAGGTCTAACTACGTACGTATGTCTGTAACCGTTTTCCTGCTTAACTGAATCACTGGGTAGTCGGTGGTGGAATAGGTAGCGCATCGGGGCGCTGCGTTAGGAGAACGGGGTTCAACATCAACCGTTGGACCAACTTAGGTCAGTGTgtatgtgccaatgtgtacatatgtgtcGTTCTTCAAAGAACTTCTTTCACGCCGAGATGGGGCACTGTAGATGTGGGACTACGTAGGTACAGCTGTTCGAAGAAACACTTTGGAGCGGACTTAGAAAAATTGGTACGTGCTGCTCGGTCTGAGCTGATCTTTAATGAACCCCTTTGAGGCCAACTTAGGCGATTGGGTATGTGCGAGTAGCAGGTGCCACTATTTAATAAACGTATTTGACCTGAACTTCGCTAACAGTAACTAGGTATGTCCCGCTGAGAaggtgccgctctacaatgacgaaaaggaTCTTTTGAATTTATCCAACGCTGAGCACAATTTAACCCATTTCACAAGCGTTCCTGAAGGACGGCAACCCGACGCTTTCGCAGGCTGCGCCACAGAGGcactgacccgccgtggtggcttagcggctatggtgtggcgctgctaagtatgaagtcgcggaatcaaatcctggccgcggcggccgcatttcgatggggccgaagtTAAAAACGCCTGTATTCCGTGCATCGGGGGCATTTTAAACATCCCATAGGGTGAAAATTTATACGGAGTCCGccaatatggcgtgcctcatattaaAATCGCGTTTTTGACACCTAAAGCGCCAAAACTCAGTTCACAAATGCACTGGGTTATGTGCCAATTTTCAAGGAGCATCCTTCGTGCCAGAACTTCATCGAGCTGCTACATGAATTTAATGATGTGTGCTGCCTTTTCATGACCCTCtccccaacttgggtcactggatatgtgacACTTGCTTTGCGGCAAGCGAGAGATCAGttgtcagcgttcgcaggcattggcgcgccacgcttctagtctcggaggccacgcgcaaaCATCTCGGCAGCCTCACTTCATGGCGCAGAGTGTCCACAAGGAGGCGCGAGAGCAGCTCACTTGCGGCGGgccgcgtttctcagcgttcgtgCGCATCGGTGCGCCATGCATTTCTGAGGCCACATGCAGGCTTCGCAGTGGTGCCGCCAGATGGCGCCCAATGCTCCTAGGGAAGTAATATCTGTTGCCGCAGGAATAAGTAGCCATAAAATGGGATAGATACCGGGAGAAAGAATcaatggttcaaatactggttcaagcaaagataaatggtgaaagtgaacgttggttgctagaaatacgcgagaaaaagaaggccacagctggaatattttggaatcacataaacttaccaaggcaggaagtctggaacacTACAACAACCAAACctagacaaagatggaaacaaactgaaaGGAGACGTGGCGTTAATTAAGATCCGAAacataacagccgaatctttccaaggcaatgacgaggttgtatttgaagaaaaaaagagcatgaaagagaaccagattgaaagggagctggtgctgagaaatttcaactCGAAGAAAGCCGAAGACAAAATTCCGAAGCGAACAGCCTTAGAGCTAGACGAggctcccgttaggctgattaatgaaatAGGTCGAAAaagttgaaagcagtagaaaaatgcTTAAAAGATAAAtcaataccagacagttggcgacaagaatgaatataatttataaaggtaagggggagaaagatagaattcactcatatagatcGTTGACCACTACATCGGTAATATGCAGGTTAGCAATGCAAGATGTGACATTAAATTTGCGAGCATGGGCAGATAATAatagcattttgggagaacttcacgATGGCTTCAGAATTGGTAGGCggttggatgataacttatttgttcttactcagtctattaaaatatcaagagtagaaaacATCGTTATATGAGGCCGTTTTAAACATTACTGGAGCGTATGGCAAAGGAGACCGCAACATTTGTGGGATATTCCGGAAGAAAATTCTTAGGCGACGAGTGTCTACTGCTTTTGAGAGAAATCTGCCTAGAAAATACCGTGTGCGTTtaatgggaaggaatgaggagagaggagaaagttgataGCAACAAAAacctgaggcaggggtgccctttattcccacccctgtttatgatgtacatggcgagGATGCAGAGAGCGCTAGAAGaaagtaatatcaggtttaataTCTCATataaacaggcgggtacagaagTAGAAGAGCAGTTTCCAGGTTTGCCTTGTGCGGGCGACATTgggttgctagctaacaagcaaagtgatatgcaacgtctggttaatatctgtggacaggaaggcgagaatttagctatgaaatttagcgttaaaaaggCAGGcgctatggtattcaatgaaaacaatgaacacacagtgtcaattcagggccaggaaatacctcgcgtaaaagaatataaataccttgttaTATGGATAAACGGAGGCAACAGATACATGGAAATAGCAAAAACTATTACAGCAAAGCGGAATAGAAATGCGCCTATAATGAAACAcatagcgctatggggatacaatattTACGAGGTGATCTGAGGTATGTGGAAtgatgtaatggttccaggaataGCATtttgaaatgcggttgtttgcttgaaatgaaTGGTACAATCAGGATTTGATGGCAACTAAAGGTCAGTCAGTGGGCACTTCGCATTTGGCGCTCGCGGGAAgaccacaaatgaagctgtgcagggtgatatgggctggacaagttttgaattGAGGGCAGCTCATAGTAAAAtggattatgaagaacgactgaggactatggaaggaagtaaatgggctCGGAGAGTGCTgaagtatttgtacaggaaaacaCTGATAcatagtggaggaaaagaactaggaagcttaccagcaactatgcggcctgtagggtgagcaacacaccAACAGAGAAGGTCAAGCGggaaatcagagaggctgaaataatctcatggttgGCGACGATGGAATAGaaagctgccatgagtaactactcaagaggaagaaaatgaaatcaggaaagaaacaatttatgataactcaaagggacgctcattacttttcaaagggAGATCAGGATTCCTTACAAAACGCGCCTATAAAGCCagacataagaaggaagaaagaataagcatgtgcttgctgcggtaaaggtaGGGAAGCTACGGAGCATGTTTGATTCGAATGTgtagatatctgcccagtggtcgatttaggcacctatGGGCtacttgaagctcttgggttgagcgagagcagtgggaaagtaaacgtgcccgcagtagagattagtaagcggcgattgttagttaggtggaagaaaagtatggaaacgaaAAACAACGGACGCGAGCAAAacgaagttcacaatagggggtcaaaaaatttggttatgggaatgcatggttggttttttttttcattttttttcttttatatttagcATAGGTTGGATATTGGGCCATATAATGACAAGAGGTTGGTGGGGCAAGCCACTGCCCTGTTCTAAAGacgacgctcatagcatccatccgtccatctatCGAAGGGAGAAAAAGGAGTCCTGCTGCATTACACGCCCCATATATAACTCGTGTCGCCAGCGGCAATAGTTTGTGTCGCTATATCGATTCAATGCTAAAGGCCTTGCCatcggcagtcatcgtgagatgggttctgcgattctttttttctcattcaattGCGGCACATACTCTGTGGCTCAAACCGAAGagcccaagttggcgtcaaatagTTTCGTTTAGGAGCGGCACATAATCAatagcacatacctagtgacttAAGTTGGGGTCATGTAGGTTCATTTGAAACCAACATGTGATCAGTGATCCAAGTTATTCCGTAAGTTCGTTTTGAACCCGCTTACCTCCGCGCAGCCGCCCGATGTGCCATCCATAGACAGCGTGACCTAACTGGCAGGAAAGCAGTTACattggaatgcattatgtaaccgcgcaaacaacaacggtcgaagaaggaaacacacagggcTTCTTCTTCCGTTgctgtttgcgcggttacatgatgcattccaatatcaaCCGCCTCTCCCTGTTAAGTAAGTAGTTGCAGACAGGTAGACAGATAGCTCGCAAAAATTCTGTGAAGTATCCTAAAATGCTAATTGCATTGAAATAGTGGACGAGGCACGATCTATGC
Proteins encoded in this region:
- the LOC142564043 gene encoding acetylcholinesterase-like, whose protein sequence is MELPGGMAARAALGLLVVVALAAAADDMHVERVTTEGRVRGKVVHVLDNKVVEEYRGIPFAEPPVGKLRFKPPQPKTPWRDILDATAGSTACPQVELPMHPMGNVTFTEDCLYLNVWVPEKAMNSGSHQPVLVWFHGGGFTFGSASEWGYNGAVLAATTGVLVVSGNYRLNILGFLSANSPEAPGNAGLLDQVAVLKWVQRNINSFGGDPDRVTLFGESAGGTSAHAHVMSPMSEGLFKRAVLMSGTMYNIDLWDMVHESMVKGNKVANIVGCSKGGNIDLSSNAEDIIDCFRKKSADELVKAAVESIAPKMLPFLPTYHDAFLPRMPLVAMNRGFFAPVDILAGVTSDEGAMMLLFPPLPDLLPEDLDANGPDNLDQSLRTVVSKWVKESIPDIEDKYTNDAPEGDKSALRRQHLDYASDRMFNCPLRFTAEKHSERGNRVFVYVFGHKYDAFNLPAWMGAPHSTELQFVFGVPYAVQPDSPDGRMSEAFMRMLASFSESGVPELPNKQKWPKYTKRSPTMVLMDNNHFNETKGFRAKECERWRSLF